From Streptomyces asiaticus, one genomic window encodes:
- a CDS encoding SDR family NAD(P)-dependent oxidoreductase, with amino-acid sequence MTGHEPAPGSGAGIPVLITGCSSGIGRACALRLHRAGHAVYATARRPETLAELAAIGIRTMALDVTDEESMATAVAKVEAEHGAVGALVNSAGYAMSGCIEEASLAEVREQFETNVYGLVRLSQLVLPAMRAHGGGTIVNISSIFGRYAVPGSGFYNATKHAVEGLSDSLRNEVADFGVRVVLVEPGPVRTTRFGATYVANLRPVSRTYETFRRESAEYFEAIYTGSRRTLAGTFAIQADDVARRVAKVVAKGARGSRPRARYPVGLLAHSTIALRRLTSDVLFDHLFVRRLFPVPRGPRPRKQGDHR; translated from the coding sequence GTGACCGGCCATGAGCCGGCCCCGGGCTCCGGGGCCGGCATCCCGGTCCTCATCACCGGCTGCTCCTCCGGAATCGGCCGCGCGTGCGCGCTGCGGCTGCACCGGGCCGGGCACGCCGTGTACGCCACCGCGCGGCGGCCCGAGACGCTGGCGGAGCTCGCGGCGATCGGCATCCGCACCATGGCGCTCGACGTCACCGACGAGGAGTCCATGGCCACCGCCGTCGCCAAGGTCGAGGCGGAGCACGGCGCGGTCGGGGCGCTGGTCAACAGCGCGGGCTACGCCATGTCGGGCTGTATCGAGGAAGCCTCCCTGGCCGAGGTGCGCGAACAGTTCGAGACCAATGTGTACGGCCTGGTCCGGCTCAGCCAGCTGGTGCTGCCCGCGATGCGCGCCCACGGCGGCGGCACGATCGTCAACATCTCCTCCATCTTCGGCCGTTACGCCGTCCCCGGCTCGGGCTTCTACAACGCCACCAAGCACGCCGTGGAGGGCTTGAGCGACTCGCTGCGGAACGAGGTGGCCGACTTCGGGGTGCGGGTCGTCCTCGTCGAGCCGGGCCCGGTGCGCACCACCCGCTTCGGCGCCACCTATGTGGCCAATCTGCGGCCGGTGAGCCGGACGTACGAGACCTTCCGCCGGGAGAGCGCCGAGTACTTCGAGGCGATCTACACCGGCAGCCGCCGGACCCTGGCGGGCACCTTCGCGATCCAGGCGGACGATGTGGCCCGCCGGGTGGCGAAGGTGGTGGCCAAGGGCGCCCGCGGCTCCCGGCCGCGCGCCCGCTACCCCGTCGGACTGCTCGCCCACAGCACGATCGCCCTGCGGCGCCTCACCTCCGACGTCCTTTTCGACCATCTCTTCGTGCGCCGCCTGTTTCCGGTGCCCCGCGGGCCGCGGCCGCGAAAGCAAGGAGACCACCGATGA
- a CDS encoding ester cyclase, with amino-acid sequence MSTPEQNKAVLARYYEECLNKGNLDVIYEGATEDHISHGTAANGKEGVEHLKEWVRLQRASFPDLHVTVDDWILEGNKVVSRFTARGTHTGDDYAGLIPAQGRKLEIPGIVIDEFNDEGKIVESWFSMDSYDLATQLGAFDAPPA; translated from the coding sequence ATGTCCACTCCCGAGCAGAACAAGGCCGTCCTCGCGCGCTACTACGAGGAGTGCCTCAACAAGGGCAACCTGGACGTCATCTACGAGGGCGCCACCGAGGACCACATCAGCCACGGCACCGCCGCCAACGGCAAGGAGGGCGTGGAGCACCTGAAGGAGTGGGTGCGGCTCCAGCGCGCCTCCTTCCCCGACCTCCACGTCACCGTGGACGACTGGATCCTGGAGGGGAACAAGGTCGTCAGCCGCTTCACCGCGCGCGGCACCCACACCGGCGACGACTACGCGGGCCTCATCCCGGCGCAGGGCCGCAAGCTGGAGATCCCCGGCATCGTCATCGACGAGTTCAACGACGAGGGCAAGATCGTGGAGAGCTGGTTCTCCATGGACTCCTACGACCTCGCCACCCAGCTCGGGGCGTTCGACGCGCCCCCGGCGTGA